In the Armatimonadota bacterium genome, one interval contains:
- a CDS encoding DUF1559 domain-containing protein has translation MHSCNRRPGFTLIELLVVIAIIAILAALLFPVFSQARESARQIACISNMRQLGLALSMYSSDYDDVWAPAETLGGGGPGLSNVEPWIGYDNNNAPGGGDADAPATHPDHPGLLDPYIHNPDIKRCPSMPSAWQTSYALNAWSSVTPSAYYTTNPQAQGQEFGPDTEFESVDPTTGAFVFTGAADSAIDEPSNTLVMWEHAYRLPMCNWLQPYDWFGSPPDNASLRAHFHFLHRDGANTLWADGHAKRMVYGQLRRPMFVCNKQIYPPGF, from the coding sequence ATGCACTCATGTAACCGCCGACCCGGCTTTACCCTGATCGAGTTGTTAGTTGTTATAGCTATTATAGCTATATTGGCCGCGCTACTGTTTCCGGTCTTCTCCCAGGCTCGAGAATCCGCGCGTCAGATCGCGTGTATCTCCAATATGCGTCAGCTGGGCCTCGCGCTCAGCATGTACTCCTCAGATTATGATGACGTATGGGCGCCCGCTGAAACGCTAGGGGGCGGCGGGCCCGGCCTGAGCAACGTCGAACCGTGGATTGGCTATGACAACAACAACGCCCCCGGCGGGGGCGATGCCGATGCTCCGGCAACTCATCCAGACCATCCGGGTTTGCTGGACCCGTACATTCACAATCCCGATATCAAGCGGTGTCCCAGCATGCCGTCCGCCTGGCAGACCTCGTATGCGCTCAATGCCTGGTCTTCGGTGACGCCATCAGCATACTACACCACCAATCCCCAAGCTCAAGGGCAGGAGTTTGGTCCCGATACCGAATTCGAGTCCGTGGACCCCACAACGGGCGCATTCGTGTTCACCGGTGCGGCCGACAGCGCCATCGACGAGCCCTCCAATACATTGGTGATGTGGGAACACGCCTATCGTTTACCGATGTGCAACTGGCTGCAGCCGTACGACTGGTTTGGCAGCCCGCCGGACAACGCCAGCCTCCGCGCACATTTTCACTTCCTGCACCGCGATGGCGCAAACACACTCTGGGCCGACGGTCACGCCAAACGGATGGTCTACGGCCAGTTGAGGCGGCCGATGTTCGTCTGCAACAAGCAGATATATCCTCCGGGCTTTTAG
- a CDS encoding HDIG domain-containing protein, whose amino-acid sequence MPKQREDAWNLLCSWVSSESLRKHCLAVEAAMRFYAGQYGEDQEVWGCTGLLHDFDYERNPDPPNHPTVGMAILREEGWPVEMIDAIGGHAEYLGIPRLTRLAHTLYAVDELCGFIMAVAYTRPNRTLAEVEPTSVLKKLKQASFARAVNRDDIVRGAAELGLPLEVHTANCLTAMQGTAAELGL is encoded by the coding sequence ATGCCCAAGCAACGAGAAGATGCCTGGAACCTGCTGTGCAGCTGGGTCTCATCCGAAAGCCTTCGGAAGCACTGCCTGGCTGTTGAGGCGGCGATGCGATTCTACGCAGGCCAATACGGTGAGGATCAGGAGGTATGGGGATGCACCGGATTGCTTCATGATTTTGACTATGAGCGCAACCCGGATCCGCCGAACCATCCAACAGTTGGCATGGCAATACTCCGCGAAGAAGGCTGGCCCGTCGAGATGATCGACGCAATCGGCGGCCACGCCGAGTACCTCGGCATCCCGCGACTCACCCGGCTGGCGCATACTCTCTACGCGGTTGACGAGTTGTGCGGTTTCATCATGGCGGTAGCATATACGCGTCCAAACCGGACTCTGGCTGAGGTTGAGCCAACCTCGGTGCTGAAGAAGCTGAAGCAGGCATCGTTTGCGCGAGCCGTAAACCGCGACGACATCGTTCGTGGCGCAGCTGAACTGGGCTTGCCGCTGGAGGTCCACACGGCGAACTGCCTCACGGCTATGCAAGGCACCGCTGCCGAACTTGGATTGTAA
- a CDS encoding ABC transporter permease, with product MPANPKRLAGLIFRKETRELFRDKRTLWSVIISPLVVTPLLLALMGLLIGTQAQKEHDKVIRVGVVGRMPTDLQTMLTPARTIDFTPIAADRVDHAILSRKLSAAISLPVGAERDLAAGKAISVPVLADEGNQDSQAAAARVTGALDAVSQQIVTMRLAARGIPADFAHPIRMVQQPLAHGGTPATAILAIMLPYVLALAAFSGGIYAAFDQVAGEKERGTLEALLVTPASRSDIVLGKFTAVVSASILSSVLSVVGMILAFSIPGKAMSWLSQGGLRLSLPAIATTLAVILPLAVLFAALLLAVSTFARNQKEAQTYMAPLFMMVVLPAMASMFIGTDAGIGMAFAPVLNVALIIKQALSGAYHPVFIATAILSSSVYASVALRFATRLFNKESVLLKA from the coding sequence ATGCCGGCCAATCCAAAGCGTTTGGCTGGACTCATTTTCCGGAAAGAGACGCGCGAGCTTTTTCGGGATAAGAGGACGCTCTGGTCGGTCATCATATCGCCACTGGTCGTAACGCCACTGCTCCTGGCCCTGATGGGGCTTCTTATCGGAACACAAGCTCAAAAGGAGCATGACAAGGTCATTCGTGTAGGCGTTGTGGGTCGGATGCCAACCGACCTGCAGACGATGCTCACGCCGGCTCGGACAATCGACTTTACACCCATCGCTGCGGATCGGGTGGACCATGCCATCCTGTCGCGAAAACTGAGCGCAGCCATCAGCCTGCCCGTCGGCGCCGAGCGCGACCTCGCAGCAGGAAAGGCAATCAGCGTGCCGGTGCTGGCTGATGAAGGAAACCAGGATTCTCAGGCGGCTGCCGCCCGCGTTACCGGCGCGCTGGACGCAGTTTCGCAACAGATTGTAACGATGCGTCTCGCCGCGCGCGGGATCCCTGCCGATTTCGCGCACCCAATTCGTATGGTGCAGCAGCCGCTCGCCCACGGCGGGACACCGGCCACCGCGATCCTGGCGATCATGCTCCCGTACGTTCTTGCGCTTGCGGCCTTTAGCGGTGGCATCTACGCCGCCTTTGACCAGGTGGCGGGCGAAAAGGAGCGCGGCACCCTGGAGGCGCTGCTGGTTACGCCAGCGTCTCGCTCCGACATTGTACTTGGCAAGTTCACTGCGGTTGTAAGCGCCAGCATCTTGAGCAGCGTGCTCTCTGTGGTGGGCATGATCCTCGCCTTCTCTATTCCCGGCAAGGCGATGTCGTGGCTTTCACAGGGCGGATTGCGCCTCTCGCTTCCGGCGATAGCGACAACGCTGGCGGTGATATTGCCGCTCGCTGTGCTGTTTGCAGCACTCCTGCTGGCGGTTTCAACGTTCGCCCGCAATCAGAAGGAGGCCCAGACGTATATGGCGCCCCTGTTCATGATGGTGGTACTTCCGGCCATGGCCTCGATGTTTATTGGAACTGACGCTGGAATAGGAATGGCGTTCGCACCCGTGCTGAATGTAGCACTGATCATCAAGCAGGCGCTGTCGGGCGCTTACCACCCTGTCTTCATTGCCACCGCGATCCTCTCTTCGAGCGTGTATGCTTCTGTGGCGCTCCGGTTCGCCACACGGCTCTTCAACAAGGAGTCGGTGCTCCTGAAGGCGTAG
- a CDS encoding iron ABC transporter permease yields MLLGTSVLLDVGMGDPAAARLITPVVVLQTVARHLPFVGAAVPRLHGSTAAADAIVWQLRMPRALGGALVGALLAMAGVAFQSLLRNPLADPYMVGVSSGSAVGSMVVILLGGTGLFAGLAQPVAAFAAGIAAMMLVYRFASVGGRIAVHSFLLAGVVVGTFLWSFVPLMVTLAQRAGDSGRGADVMSQLFGSLQFVDWRVVAILAPIGILGGLALYASARELNLLAVGEEAALHLGVNVERLKRRIAVAGAVCTAAAVSAAGIIAFVGLVVPHICRKISGPDHRRLIPLSAVGGATMLVLADWLSRVFLHELQIGVITSFVGAPLFCVLLKRGERSPL; encoded by the coding sequence GTGCTTCTCGGTACATCCGTCCTACTGGATGTCGGCATGGGCGATCCTGCCGCTGCGAGGTTGATTACACCGGTAGTGGTGCTTCAAACCGTTGCGCGTCACCTGCCTTTCGTCGGTGCGGCTGTGCCACGGCTGCACGGCAGCACGGCTGCGGCGGACGCCATCGTTTGGCAGTTGCGAATGCCGCGTGCTCTGGGCGGCGCCCTGGTCGGAGCGCTGCTGGCCATGGCTGGAGTTGCGTTTCAGAGCTTACTGCGGAACCCGCTCGCTGATCCGTACATGGTAGGTGTCTCTTCGGGCAGCGCAGTCGGTTCCATGGTCGTTATTCTGCTCGGTGGTACGGGGCTGTTCGCGGGCCTTGCGCAGCCCGTTGCTGCGTTTGCAGCGGGAATCGCGGCCATGATGTTGGTCTACCGCTTTGCCTCGGTTGGCGGGCGCATTGCGGTACACAGCTTCCTTCTTGCTGGTGTGGTTGTTGGTACGTTTCTCTGGTCGTTTGTTCCGCTGATGGTAACGCTGGCGCAACGAGCCGGTGACTCCGGTCGTGGCGCCGACGTGATGTCGCAGTTGTTCGGTTCGCTGCAGTTTGTCGATTGGCGCGTGGTTGCGATATTGGCGCCGATCGGGATCCTTGGCGGACTGGCGCTGTACGCCAGCGCGAGGGAGTTAAACCTCCTGGCGGTTGGTGAGGAAGCCGCCCTGCATCTGGGCGTAAACGTGGAGCGCTTAAAGCGGCGTATTGCTGTCGCTGGCGCGGTTTGTACTGCTGCGGCGGTATCGGCGGCCGGAATAATCGCATTCGTCGGCCTGGTGGTACCACATATTTGCCGCAAGATATCCGGACCAGATCATCGAAGGCTGATTCCTCTGTCCGCTGTCGGCGGCGCCACGATGCTGGTGTTGGCCGATTGGCTTTCACGCGTGTTTCTTCACGAGCTTCAGATCGGTGTGATCACATCATTCGTAGGGGCGCCCCTCTTCTGTGTACTGCTGAAACGCGGTGAGCGCTCGCCGTTGTAG
- a CDS encoding ATP-binding cassette domain-containing protein, whose protein sequence is MLECDSLVRHFSDRKRGTIRAVDGISLSCHQSEILGVLGPNGAGKTTLLRMLSTLITPTSGTASVAGFDIRFHASQVRARIGFLSASMALYERLTARENVEYFGALHGLHGNALRRRCSSLFDQLEIEEFADRRCDRLSTGQKQRVAIARCIVHEPPVMFFDEPTTGLDVLAARSIKEFIRGCKSQGRAVIFSTHIMSEVELLCDRIAVIYEGRLAALGTLAELRAATGCTAFEEVFLNLIGASGAQDRPPASVLGGAARREEND, encoded by the coding sequence ATGCTGGAGTGCGATTCGTTGGTTCGCCACTTTTCAGATCGGAAGCGCGGGACGATCCGGGCTGTCGATGGGATCTCGCTGAGCTGCCACCAGTCCGAGATCCTTGGAGTCCTTGGGCCGAATGGCGCCGGCAAGACTACGCTGCTGCGAATGCTGAGCACCCTCATCACGCCGACGAGTGGCACTGCTTCCGTTGCCGGTTTCGACATTCGATTTCACGCAAGTCAGGTTCGCGCACGTATCGGCTTCCTCTCAGCGTCAATGGCACTGTACGAACGGCTGACGGCGCGCGAGAATGTCGAGTACTTTGGGGCGCTGCACGGCTTGCATGGAAACGCACTGAGGCGGCGCTGCAGCAGCCTGTTCGACCAGCTGGAGATCGAGGAGTTCGCGGATCGACGCTGCGATCGCCTGAGCACGGGTCAGAAGCAGCGCGTGGCGATTGCAAGATGCATTGTGCACGAGCCGCCGGTCATGTTCTTCGATGAGCCGACCACAGGGTTGGACGTTTTGGCCGCACGCTCCATCAAGGAGTTCATACGTGGCTGCAAGAGCCAGGGACGGGCAGTCATCTTTTCGACCCACATTATGAGTGAAGTAGAGTTGCTATGCGACCGGATTGCAGTCATTTATGAGGGCCGGCTCGCAGCACTGGGCACTTTGGCGGAACTGCGGGCTGCCACCGGCTGCACTGCATTTGAGGAGGTTTTCCTCAACCTGATCGGCGCGAGTGGCGCACAGGATCGTCCGCCGGCGTCGGTGCTGGGCGGTGCGGCCAGACGAGAGGAGAACGACTGA
- a CDS encoding sugar phosphate isomerase/epimerase: MTDSDSVTVQIAVNGAFLTRRWEEPDNWMRLTRECGFPAHSFCADVLDPFFSGDSSFRTEQAVAARQAADRYGVTICDLYTGMATHRFHGLSHSDARARDRMCRWIEDAAGLAHEMGTDLVGGHWDALSVEVLANPVLRAEATNRLHETFRSLSRTLTASCLRGLMQEQMYIPSEMPWTLNECQTFLQAVNESRGDAVPVGVTLDVGHQAGRHYGLSGPDLDYGEWLRRFGACSEVIHLQQTTPDASHHWPFTAEFNRLGHIRMERVLETLFESHAAWSSNPISNVLPRAPRHWLVLEVIPGSTKTETALLSELTASAEYLRRYVPESGLDWSFNLPV, from the coding sequence TTGACAGATTCCGATTCCGTAACCGTACAGATTGCCGTCAACGGCGCGTTTCTCACACGACGTTGGGAGGAACCGGACAACTGGATGCGGCTCACGCGCGAGTGCGGCTTCCCGGCCCATTCGTTCTGCGCCGATGTGCTCGATCCTTTCTTCTCCGGCGACTCATCGTTCCGCACGGAGCAGGCCGTGGCGGCACGGCAGGCGGCAGATCGGTATGGCGTTACCATTTGCGATCTCTACACGGGTATGGCGACGCACCGGTTCCACGGCCTCTCGCATTCCGACGCCCGCGCTCGCGACCGAATGTGCCGGTGGATCGAGGATGCCGCCGGCCTGGCCCATGAAATGGGTACGGACCTTGTAGGTGGGCACTGGGATGCGCTCTCCGTAGAGGTACTGGCCAACCCAGTGTTGCGCGCGGAAGCTACCAACCGGCTGCACGAAACTTTCCGCAGTCTCTCCCGCACGCTAACGGCAAGTTGCCTGCGTGGCCTGATGCAGGAGCAGATGTACATTCCCAGTGAGATGCCCTGGACACTCAACGAGTGCCAAACGTTCTTGCAAGCGGTAAACGAAAGTCGCGGCGATGCGGTTCCGGTCGGTGTTACGCTGGATGTTGGGCATCAGGCTGGCAGGCATTATGGCTTGTCTGGTCCCGACCTGGATTACGGAGAATGGCTCCGGCGTTTTGGCGCTTGCTCGGAAGTTATCCATCTACAGCAAACCACGCCGGACGCATCCCACCATTGGCCGTTTACCGCTGAGTTTAACCGCTTAGGCCATATACGGATGGAGCGCGTCCTTGAAACGCTATTTGAGAGCCACGCCGCCTGGAGCAGCAACCCCATATCGAATGTGCTGCCACGTGCGCCACGGCATTGGCTGGTTCTGGAAGTCATCCCGGGCTCAACAAAGACGGAAACGGCACTGCTGTCGGAGCTGACTGCCAGCGCCGAATACCTGCGGCGCTACGTACCGGAATCTGGACTGGATTGGTCGTTCAATCTACCAGTTTAG
- a CDS encoding Gfo/Idh/MocA family oxidoreductase: MSDTSIGIALLSFAHVHASGYADAVHESPDCKVVAIWDEDEGRGRIEADRRGTTFVAELNDVLALPDVEAVVVNAPTAMHKEILIAAANAGKHIFTEKSLTINTEDATQVMRAVETSGVRFMISLPSRTRPENLFAKRLLDEGNLGEVTLMRARIAHSAALDRWFHDGTDWFGDEAQAGGGAFFDLGCHRVDLMRWFLGEPISVVAQKTNHSGAYNIDDNMVAVVTFRNKAVGVIDVSWVQRQGPNPLEIYGTDGYLSIDGSPLGPRIQLASSRISMGDITGYVSPTRLPPALPSPMQQWISSIKDGTVATISIYDGWNLVQLMEACYRSAREGREITL, encoded by the coding sequence ATGTCGGATACCAGCATCGGCATTGCCTTACTGTCGTTCGCTCACGTACATGCCTCCGGCTATGCCGATGCTGTGCACGAGTCGCCGGATTGCAAGGTTGTGGCGATATGGGACGAGGATGAGGGCAGGGGACGAATTGAGGCCGACCGGCGCGGCACAACGTTCGTAGCCGAGCTGAACGATGTGCTGGCGCTTCCCGATGTTGAGGCCGTGGTGGTCAACGCGCCGACGGCCATGCACAAAGAGATTCTGATCGCGGCAGCGAATGCCGGCAAGCACATATTCACAGAGAAGTCACTGACCATCAACACCGAAGACGCCACGCAGGTAATGCGGGCGGTAGAGACCTCCGGCGTACGGTTCATGATCTCGCTGCCGTCGCGGACACGCCCGGAGAACCTTTTCGCCAAACGCTTACTGGACGAAGGCAATCTTGGCGAAGTCACGCTGATGCGCGCGCGCATCGCACACTCCGCCGCGCTCGACCGCTGGTTTCACGATGGCACCGACTGGTTCGGTGACGAGGCTCAGGCAGGTGGCGGCGCGTTCTTCGACCTGGGATGCCACCGCGTTGACTTGATGCGCTGGTTCCTCGGTGAGCCTATCTCGGTTGTAGCGCAAAAGACCAACCACTCCGGTGCCTACAACATCGATGACAACATGGTAGCTGTGGTTACATTCCGCAATAAAGCGGTGGGAGTCATTGACGTCAGTTGGGTTCAACGCCAGGGTCCGAATCCCCTGGAAATCTACGGCACCGACGGTTACCTTTCGATCGACGGCTCGCCACTGGGACCACGGATTCAATTGGCTTCCAGCCGCATCTCCATGGGCGATATCACGGGGTATGTTTCGCCAACCAGGCTTCCCCCGGCGCTGCCATCGCCAATGCAGCAATGGATCTCGTCGATCAAAGACGGCACCGTTGCTACCATCAGTATTTATGACGGCTGGAACCTCGTGCAGCTCATGGAAGCCTGTTATCGGTCAGCGCGCGAAGGACGCGAGATAACTCTGTAG
- a CDS encoding MGMT family protein: MLDDECFDAVWQLVRTVPPGRVVTYGQLAQAVTTARLTPRQVGGIMRQAPPNVPWHRVVGANGRLPIARRSPELRAEQHALLLAEDVPFSGQGEQVDLSEAQWPLDDCHSNSKPSRRESRNNP, encoded by the coding sequence GTGCTGGACGACGAATGCTTTGACGCCGTGTGGCAACTGGTTCGGACTGTACCGCCCGGGCGTGTAGTTACCTACGGTCAATTGGCACAGGCGGTAACGACTGCACGCCTCACACCTAGACAGGTAGGTGGCATCATGCGGCAGGCGCCTCCCAACGTTCCGTGGCACCGCGTGGTGGGCGCCAACGGACGGTTGCCAATAGCGCGACGGAGCCCGGAACTGCGCGCCGAGCAGCACGCGCTCCTGTTGGCGGAGGACGTGCCGTTTTCGGGCCAGGGTGAACAGGTGGACCTGTCCGAGGCGCAGTGGCCGCTGGACGATTGCCACTCTAATTCGAAACCATCGCGGCGGGAGAGCAGAAACAACCCTTGA
- a CDS encoding acyl-CoA thioesterase: MPESAPAEWPLRVRYAETDQMRVAHHANYFIWFEAARSEFCRVNALNYSALEAAGYSMPVVEARCRYMKPARYDDELVVRVIVAEVTSRIVKFEYSVHRGTETLAVGETRQVLLDHAGLTVRFPAELRALFAAIKPVGGEQDAAD, translated from the coding sequence ATGCCGGAGTCTGCGCCGGCGGAATGGCCGCTGCGGGTGCGTTATGCGGAGACCGACCAGATGCGTGTAGCGCACCATGCGAACTACTTCATCTGGTTTGAGGCGGCCCGCAGCGAATTCTGCCGCGTGAACGCGCTGAACTACAGTGCGCTGGAAGCCGCTGGATACTCGATGCCGGTGGTTGAAGCGCGGTGCCGCTACATGAAGCCGGCGCGTTATGACGACGAGCTGGTTGTTCGCGTGATCGTCGCCGAGGTAACGAGCCGCATCGTCAAGTTTGAGTACAGCGTACATCGAGGTACCGAAACCCTGGCCGTGGGCGAGACGCGGCAGGTTTTGTTGGACCATGCCGGCCTTACGGTACGGTTTCCGGCCGAGTTAAGGGCCTTATTCGCGGCGATCAAGCCTGTCGGCGGGGAGCAAGATGCCGCCGACTGA
- a CDS encoding ABC transporter substrate-binding protein: MWPRTIVDDTGARITLSAKPARIVSLAPSNTEILFDLGVGRSVVGDTTACDYPAAARQVPKVGGYPIREEAVLARNADLVVAVQSINGPTITALRRLDIPTLVVNPRTIRGVYRAIQMIGTACGASAKAGAIVASMRGAFKRLSDRTARAKSHPKVLIAYGANPVYTTGSGSFIDDVVRIAGGANIAHSAASGGIISSEEVIAARPDDIICSPDLQASLMRLPGWNVVPAIRFKRFFAPSDPETLERPGPRLARAALQLAEYLHPRLFNTRAFAGSPNVVPKR, from the coding sequence GTGTGGCCACGTACGATTGTTGATGACACCGGCGCACGCATAACGCTGAGCGCCAAGCCGGCCCGCATTGTATCGCTGGCGCCGAGCAATACCGAGATTCTGTTTGACCTGGGGGTTGGCCGCAGTGTGGTAGGCGATACGACGGCATGTGACTATCCGGCGGCGGCGCGTCAGGTACCCAAAGTTGGCGGTTACCCAATTCGAGAAGAGGCGGTTTTGGCGCGCAACGCCGACCTTGTGGTTGCCGTGCAGAGTATCAACGGCCCTACCATAACCGCTTTGCGCAGGCTTGACATCCCCACATTGGTCGTGAATCCACGAACGATCCGCGGCGTTTATCGCGCCATTCAGATGATCGGTACCGCCTGCGGTGCATCCGCCAAAGCTGGGGCGATTGTTGCGAGCATGCGCGGGGCATTCAAGCGTCTTTCAGACCGTACAGCTCGGGCAAAGTCACATCCTAAGGTGCTTATCGCTTATGGAGCCAACCCGGTTTACACAACCGGGTCCGGATCGTTCATTGACGACGTCGTACGAATTGCCGGAGGCGCCAACATCGCGCACTCCGCCGCGAGTGGCGGCATCATCTCCTCAGAGGAGGTTATCGCGGCTCGACCGGATGACATCATCTGCTCGCCCGATCTGCAGGCAAGCCTAATGCGACTGCCGGGCTGGAACGTCGTGCCGGCGATTCGATTTAAAAGGTTCTTTGCGCCATCCGATCCGGAAACGCTCGAGCGACCGGGACCCCGCCTGGCGCGTGCCGCATTGCAGCTCGCCGAGTATCTTCATCCGCGTCTGTTTAACACTCGCGCGTTTGCAGGGTCGCCGAATGTCGTTCCCAAGCGCTAG
- a CDS encoding HEAT repeat domain-containing protein: MTRPAPNAPANGGFAAQGRIFSALSQTAVASLGISSCVEQLVAEGRAALPQVMIARRCGIAPRAQFAAAAAAIRLGSEDDSLLLDRLTRHNHHWSTFVGPLRDALIASGSEHMMQPLIEAWSQATAKPFVRNSEPDDALGLSPTRSVIAAVWRNWRDPAAIPAITATCLESPAAFLNLMPLFGAEAVSALAQMAESGSSEVRLMAARSLASVSHPDTRQVLGRLLYDEEQAVRDLAADGLAVTLGTAAAAPAILDALAAGYASCHGARVASASAPSGWQEIVRGYLLNLADSSSDGHRYRLDVEQLVLPASLAAAIGVERTSDPAGPALTWLDALAASPGSAEMAAKLAAQLTRGDTLGGIRIGAINKVAALAAASRMPRDEAINALRCAACAVDGGVRDAASTALSSLGDRLGEQFAFCIAEVVVRQSPVAVAKALAVGEPDAGVRAARALRKWGSVMRAALRNERIESSPALPVSRDMEPMLRLGLNCASTCLLTAPVAGLGPVSAYGAACCNLLSDRRLEISPETETTLVAALRVVRFGVEYGSEETAGQRKSVAIDFGEPIRFAAANTIAARRLPAAFDALCDIANSYAPGLPAAGIAGLVTLGDMRALPVLERIAAAGGADAKRARDAAAAIRGMNTDAAVLLRPSGGSVTPSHELVRPAGHSADSDPVQLLRPDGDQTARLQLGQEER; encoded by the coding sequence ATGACCAGACCAGCACCGAATGCACCAGCGAATGGGGGCTTTGCCGCACAGGGGCGCATCTTTAGCGCGCTTTCGCAGACCGCAGTGGCCAGCCTGGGCATCTCGTCCTGTGTTGAACAACTCGTAGCGGAAGGTCGCGCGGCTCTCCCGCAGGTTATGATCGCTCGCCGTTGCGGCATCGCTCCCCGTGCGCAGTTTGCCGCCGCAGCGGCCGCAATCCGACTTGGGTCCGAGGATGACAGCCTGCTTCTGGACAGGTTGACGCGGCACAATCACCACTGGAGCACGTTTGTAGGGCCGCTCCGTGATGCCTTGATTGCATCTGGCAGTGAGCACATGATGCAGCCTCTTATCGAGGCATGGAGTCAAGCGACTGCGAAACCATTTGTTCGTAATTCCGAGCCGGACGATGCGTTGGGTCTGTCGCCTACCCGCTCCGTGATCGCGGCAGTTTGGCGAAATTGGCGCGACCCGGCGGCGATTCCTGCAATCACGGCTACGTGTCTCGAATCACCCGCTGCATTTCTCAATCTGATGCCGCTGTTTGGGGCGGAAGCTGTCTCAGCACTGGCTCAAATGGCTGAGTCAGGTTCATCTGAGGTTCGGTTAATGGCGGCGCGGAGCCTGGCGAGTGTATCGCACCCGGATACGCGGCAGGTTCTTGGTCGTCTATTGTACGACGAGGAGCAAGCAGTACGAGACCTTGCTGCGGATGGCCTTGCCGTGACGCTTGGCACTGCGGCGGCTGCCCCGGCAATTCTCGACGCCCTGGCTGCTGGTTACGCCAGTTGCCATGGCGCTCGCGTGGCTTCGGCTTCCGCTCCATCAGGGTGGCAGGAGATCGTCCGGGGATATCTGCTGAATCTGGCGGATTCCAGCTCGGACGGCCATCGTTACCGCCTCGACGTAGAGCAACTGGTTCTACCTGCGTCTCTGGCGGCGGCCATTGGCGTTGAAAGGACATCGGATCCCGCCGGCCCGGCGCTGACCTGGCTCGACGCACTGGCAGCATCGCCGGGGTCGGCCGAGATGGCGGCGAAGTTGGCGGCACAGCTTACACGGGGTGACACTCTAGGCGGTATCCGCATCGGTGCGATCAATAAAGTTGCCGCATTGGCAGCCGCAAGCCGGATGCCGCGCGATGAGGCGATCAATGCGCTGCGCTGTGCGGCATGCGCGGTGGATGGTGGAGTGCGTGATGCGGCATCCACGGCGCTTTCCAGCCTCGGAGATCGCCTTGGCGAACAGTTTGCCTTCTGCATTGCTGAGGTTGTAGTACGCCAAAGTCCGGTAGCTGTGGCAAAGGCGCTCGCGGTCGGCGAGCCGGATGCAGGCGTTCGCGCCGCCCGTGCGCTGAGGAAGTGGGGCTCTGTGATGCGTGCAGCGTTGCGCAATGAACGCATCGAATCGTCGCCTGCCCTACCTGTATCTCGCGACATGGAGCCAATGCTCAGGCTAGGTCTCAATTGTGCCTCAACATGCCTGTTAACCGCGCCAGTCGCTGGGCTCGGACCCGTTTCCGCGTATGGAGCAGCTTGCTGCAACCTCTTGAGCGATAGGCGACTGGAGATATCGCCCGAAACGGAGACCACGCTGGTGGCAGCGCTGCGCGTGGTGCGATTCGGGGTGGAGTATGGCAGCGAGGAGACAGCCGGCCAACGCAAGTCTGTGGCAATCGATTTCGGCGAGCCGATCCGATTTGCAGCTGCGAATACGATTGCAGCGCGCAGGTTGCCGGCTGCGTTCGATGCGCTATGCGACATCGCCAACTCCTATGCTCCCGGGCTGCCGGCTGCAGGTATCGCGGGCCTCGTCACATTAGGCGACATGCGCGCGCTGCCGGTTCTGGAACGCATTGCCGCTGCCGGTGGCGCCGATGCAAAGCGTGCCCGAGATGCAGCGGCTGCAATACGGGGAATGAATACCGACGCGGCTGTACTGCTGCGGCCGTCCGGCGGCAGCGTGACTCCGTCTCACGAATTGGTTCGTCCGGCCGGTCACAGCGCCGATAGCGACCCGGTGCAGTTACTTCGGCCGGATGGCGATCAGACTGCGAGGCTGCAACTCGGCCAGGAGGAGAGATAA